Proteins encoded in a region of the Paenibacillus sp. E222 genome:
- a CDS encoding response regulator transcription factor, which produces MNTILVVDDDSHIRKLIRIYLEKNQFSVVEAPDGQEALNILSHTKIDLAIVDVMMPRVDGIELTEDIRSYMDIPILMVTAKGESKDKVRGFNAGSDDYLVKPFDPVELILRVKSLMKRYNKISSNVIHIGGATIDLSKLTVDAGAQTVELKKKECELLFALASLPGQIFTRTQLIEDIWGIDYEGDERTVDVHIKRLRERLEPIPELIISTIRGLGYRLESV; this is translated from the coding sequence ATGAACACGATTCTTGTGGTTGATGATGATTCGCATATCCGCAAATTAATCCGAATTTATCTCGAAAAAAATCAGTTTTCCGTTGTGGAAGCGCCGGATGGCCAAGAAGCACTGAACATCTTGTCTCATACCAAAATTGATTTAGCAATTGTAGATGTGATGATGCCCCGTGTAGATGGTATTGAACTGACCGAAGATATTCGATCTTATATGGATATTCCGATTCTGATGGTGACTGCCAAGGGAGAATCCAAGGATAAGGTCAGAGGATTCAATGCAGGGTCAGACGATTATTTAGTAAAGCCTTTTGATCCTGTAGAGTTAATCTTGCGTGTGAAATCCTTAATGAAGAGATACAACAAGATTTCATCAAATGTTATTCATATAGGCGGTGCAACGATTGATCTGAGCAAATTGACAGTGGATGCAGGAGCCCAAACGGTTGAATTGAAAAAGAAGGAATGTGAATTGTTGTTTGCTCTGGCGAGTTTGCCAGGGCAAATATTCACACGTACACAGCTTATAGAAGATATATGGGGAATCGATTATGAAGGTGATGAGCGTACCGTTGATGTGCATATCAAAAGGTTAAGAGAACGGCTGGAACCGATCCCCGAGCTGATCATTTCGACGATAAGAGGACTTGGATATCGTCTGGAGAGTGTATGA
- a CDS encoding HD-GYP domain-containing protein, producing MRIHIMNLQDGDRLTADTFSEAGLHVLGQGTVIKSEDITLLMQHRVDYVDIEPREEEITEAEFFAAAAKFASGASTSTKEEPPEEEMKSQFIQTVHNYQSAFLEALTVGKFNATMVDDALQPMVEGLDEQKDVVHLLMMLERDDVNNYTHSIQVGLLSFYLANWLGYSQKESYQISRGGYLHDIGKCKVSHRIRNKMEPLTADEQLELQRHTIYGHDIIKSSMTDEATALVALQHHELEDGTGYPMQLKKGEIHPYTQIVSVADIYIGMRSGSHGSSNPNLINNLRDIYAMGFGKLNEKPVQALMQHLLPNFIGKQVLLSNGERGVIVMNNTSDIFKPLIKVESEQYRDLSKERTLAINELII from the coding sequence TTGAGAATCCATATTATGAACCTGCAAGATGGAGACCGTCTAACTGCGGATACATTCAGCGAAGCGGGATTACACGTTCTGGGTCAGGGTACTGTGATCAAAAGTGAAGATATCACCTTGCTGATGCAGCACCGCGTAGACTATGTGGATATTGAACCACGCGAGGAAGAGATCACGGAAGCGGAATTCTTTGCTGCTGCAGCAAAATTTGCATCTGGAGCAAGCACAAGCACCAAGGAAGAACCGCCTGAAGAAGAAATGAAATCTCAATTTATACAAACTGTACATAACTATCAATCTGCGTTTCTCGAAGCACTGACGGTGGGTAAGTTCAACGCAACCATGGTGGACGATGCGCTTCAACCGATGGTAGAGGGATTGGACGAGCAAAAGGATGTCGTACATCTCCTGATGATGCTGGAACGGGATGATGTCAATAACTACACCCATTCCATTCAGGTTGGGCTGTTATCATTTTACCTGGCCAACTGGCTTGGTTATTCCCAAAAAGAAAGTTATCAGATCAGTCGTGGTGGCTATCTTCATGATATCGGCAAATGCAAGGTATCCCATCGGATACGCAACAAGATGGAACCGTTAACCGCAGATGAACAGCTCGAATTGCAGCGTCACACGATCTATGGACATGATATTATCAAAAGTTCCATGACGGATGAAGCTACAGCGCTGGTAGCTCTTCAGCATCATGAACTGGAGGATGGTACCGGATATCCGATGCAACTGAAGAAAGGCGAAATCCATCCATACACACAGATCGTATCTGTCGCTGACATATACATCGGGATGAGATCGGGCAGTCACGGAAGCAGCAATCCGAACCTGATCAACAACTTGCGCGATATTTATGCGATGGGGTTCGGCAAATTGAATGAGAAGCCGGTTCAGGCCTTGATGCAGCATCTGCTTCCTAATTTTATTGGCAAACAAGTACTGCTGAGCAACGGCGAGCGGGGTGTTATTGTCATGAACAATACTTCCGATATTTTCAAACCACTGATCAAGGTGGAATCGGAACAATATCGTGATCTGTCCAAAGAACGCACACTTGCCATTAATGAATTAATTATCTAA
- a CDS encoding amidohydrolase: MSILIQQATILTMKDTDSPFKGDIRIVGDRIAEIAPHIQAQPGDDIMDGQHKLAMPGLINAHQHTPMSLLRAFSDDLKLMDWLDRKMLPAEARMTPEDIYWGAQLSIAEMIRSGTTAYADMYIHMNEIAEAVTETGIRASLTRGMVFVEDDGGRRLQEAVDLVQRWSGKAEGRITTMYGPHSPYTCPVEPLREVIAMAEQENVPIHIHLAETKEEVVKIRERYGMTPTEYLEEAGMFEKLHVLLAHGVHLNRRDIGRLKGMRGGVAHNPVSNLKLGCGIAPITEMIAQGINVGLGTDGAGSATNVDMFEEIKAATWLQKLDYGDPTRLSAREVLYMSTRGSAGLLNLQDEVGVLEIGRKADLILIDLKKPHLQPVHELESLLAYSVNGADVDTTIVNGRVLMRGRQLLTIDEEELFRQVEVRAKRIVEGI, from the coding sequence ATGAGTATATTAATCCAGCAAGCCACAATCTTAACGATGAAAGACACCGATTCCCCCTTCAAGGGGGATATTCGCATTGTAGGCGACCGTATCGCAGAGATTGCTCCCCACATTCAGGCTCAACCGGGTGATGACATTATGGATGGTCAACATAAACTGGCAATGCCGGGCCTGATCAATGCTCACCAGCATACACCGATGAGTCTGTTACGAGCATTCTCGGATGATCTGAAGCTGATGGACTGGCTTGACCGTAAGATGCTGCCTGCAGAAGCCCGGATGACACCCGAAGATATATACTGGGGAGCACAATTATCCATCGCCGAGATGATCCGTTCAGGAACTACAGCTTACGCTGATATGTACATTCACATGAATGAAATCGCAGAAGCGGTGACGGAAACCGGCATTCGGGCATCGCTCACACGCGGAATGGTATTCGTGGAGGATGACGGAGGGCGCAGATTACAGGAAGCGGTCGATTTGGTACAACGTTGGTCGGGGAAGGCGGAGGGTCGAATTACGACGATGTATGGCCCGCATTCTCCTTATACTTGCCCAGTAGAACCTTTGCGGGAAGTCATTGCGATGGCGGAACAGGAGAATGTGCCTATCCACATTCATCTGGCTGAGACGAAAGAGGAAGTTGTGAAGATTCGTGAACGCTATGGCATGACGCCAACGGAGTATTTGGAAGAGGCAGGTATGTTCGAAAAACTACACGTACTGCTTGCCCATGGCGTACACCTGAATCGTAGAGATATTGGCAGACTGAAAGGCATGCGTGGTGGAGTAGCACACAATCCGGTCAGCAATCTGAAGCTTGGCTGCGGAATTGCCCCAATTACGGAGATGATTGCACAGGGAATTAACGTGGGTCTTGGAACCGACGGGGCAGGAAGTGCGACAAACGTCGATATGTTTGAAGAGATCAAGGCTGCGACCTGGCTGCAAAAGCTGGATTATGGTGACCCTACCCGGTTGTCGGCAAGAGAGGTACTATACATGTCTACACGGGGAAGTGCAGGTCTGTTGAACCTTCAGGATGAAGTGGGTGTGCTGGAAATTGGGCGCAAGGCCGACCTGATTCTGATTGATCTGAAGAAACCGCATTTGCAGCCGGTTCACGAGCTGGAATCATTACTTGCATACAGCGTGAACGGCGCCGATGTAGATACCACCATTGTGAATGGTCGGGTGTTGATGAGAGGCAGGCAGCTGCTAACGATAGATGAGGAAGAACTTTTCCGTCAGGTAGAGGTTCGGGCGAAGCGTATTGTTGAAGGGATTTAA
- a CDS encoding UbiD family decarboxylase encodes MKYRNMEDCINDLEQHGHLIRVKEEVDPHLEMAAIHMKVHEAKGPALLFENVKGSKFQAVSNLFGTLERSKFMFRGTLEGVQRVMAVRDDPMKALKTPFQHISTGLAAWQALPKQKSISLPVTAQEIQISDLPLIKHWPMDGGAFVTLPQVYSEDPDKPGIMNSNLGMYRVQLSGNDYELNKEIGLHYQIHRGIGIHQAKAVKKGEPLKVSIFIGGPPAHTLSAVMPLPEGLSEMTFAGLLAGRRFRYSYKDGYCISNDADFVITGDIYPDETKPEGPFGDHLGYYSLTHPFPLMRVHKVYAKPNAIWPFTVVGRPPQEDTAFGDLIHEITGDAIKQEIPGVKEVHAVDAAGVHPLLFAIGSERYTPYQTVKQPTELLTIASRILGTGQLSLAKYLFITAEDQQPLDTHREVEFLTYILERMDLQRDIHFHTNTTIDTLDYSGTGLNSGSKVVFAAYGEKKRELCLGVPETLKDIRGYNNPQFVMPGIIAIQSAPFTSYADTEQEMKAFTDMLKEKGDLSSCPMIVLCDDSSFLSANLSNFLWATFTRSNPSHDMYGVNSSYNYKHWGCDQIIIDARVKPHQAPPLIPDPSVEKGIERFFVQGASLSSIKI; translated from the coding sequence ATGAAATATCGCAATATGGAAGATTGCATTAATGATCTGGAGCAGCACGGACATTTGATTCGCGTGAAGGAAGAAGTGGACCCTCATTTGGAGATGGCAGCGATACATATGAAAGTGCATGAGGCGAAAGGCCCAGCTCTGCTTTTCGAAAATGTGAAAGGCTCGAAGTTCCAGGCAGTTTCGAACCTGTTCGGTACACTGGAACGAAGCAAATTCATGTTCCGTGGAACGCTTGAAGGTGTACAGCGTGTCATGGCTGTCCGGGATGATCCAATGAAGGCACTTAAGACGCCATTTCAGCATATCAGCACAGGTCTTGCCGCCTGGCAGGCTCTCCCTAAGCAGAAGTCCATCAGTTTGCCTGTAACCGCGCAAGAGATTCAGATCTCGGATCTGCCGTTGATCAAGCATTGGCCCATGGATGGTGGAGCATTCGTTACGCTGCCTCAGGTCTATTCGGAGGACCCGGACAAGCCAGGCATTATGAACTCCAATCTGGGCATGTACCGGGTACAGCTAAGTGGTAATGATTATGAACTGAATAAGGAAATTGGACTTCATTATCAGATCCATCGCGGCATTGGTATTCATCAGGCCAAAGCGGTCAAAAAGGGAGAACCTCTGAAAGTGAGCATCTTCATTGGGGGGCCGCCGGCACATACACTTTCTGCAGTGATGCCTTTGCCGGAAGGCCTCAGTGAGATGACTTTCGCAGGGCTACTTGCCGGCCGTCGTTTCCGCTACAGCTATAAGGACGGATATTGCATCAGCAATGACGCCGATTTTGTCATCACCGGTGATATTTACCCGGACGAGACAAAGCCTGAAGGACCGTTTGGTGATCATCTTGGATATTACAGTCTGACCCATCCGTTCCCACTAATGAGAGTGCATAAAGTGTACGCCAAGCCAAATGCGATCTGGCCATTTACCGTGGTGGGTCGTCCTCCGCAAGAGGATACCGCATTTGGGGATCTGATTCACGAAATTACGGGTGATGCCATTAAACAGGAGATTCCGGGCGTAAAAGAAGTCCACGCAGTTGATGCAGCAGGAGTACATCCACTTCTTTTTGCGATTGGAAGTGAGCGTTATACGCCCTACCAGACGGTAAAACAGCCAACAGAGCTGCTGACCATTGCGAGTCGTATTCTGGGCACAGGCCAGCTCAGTCTGGCGAAGTACTTGTTTATCACAGCAGAAGATCAGCAACCGCTGGATACGCACCGTGAAGTGGAATTCCTGACGTACATCCTGGAACGAATGGATCTGCAGCGGGACATTCATTTCCATACCAATACAACGATCGATACGCTGGATTACTCGGGAACCGGGTTGAACAGCGGCAGCAAGGTTGTATTTGCAGCCTATGGGGAGAAGAAACGGGAGTTGTGCCTTGGAGTGCCGGAGACATTGAAGGATATTCGGGGATATAACAATCCACAGTTCGTGATGCCAGGAATTATAGCTATTCAGAGTGCGCCGTTCACCAGTTATGCGGATACAGAACAAGAAATGAAGGCATTTACGGACATGCTGAAGGAAAAGGGAGATCTGTCTTCTTGTCCAATGATTGTTTTATGTGATGATAGTTCTTTCCTGAGTGCGAATCTCAGCAACTTCTTGTGGGCGACATTTACCCGCAGTAATCCGTCTCATGATATGTACGGTGTGAACAGCAGTTACAACTATAAACATTGGGGCTGTGACCAGATCATTATCGATGCCAGAGTGAAGCCGCATCAGGCGCCACCGTTAATTCCGGACCCATCTGTTGAGAAAGGGATTGAACGCTTTTTCGTACAGGGAGCGAGTCTGAGCTCGATCAAAATATAG
- a CDS encoding MFS transporter, producing MQNASHQAHPFSEGRTSMSRLVALLFALCSGLAVANIYYAQPLLDSIADEFNIAHSSIGIVITVTQICYALGLLLLVPLGDLLNRRKLIMIQMLLSVIALIAVGTSSSSQVLFIGMAAIGLLAVITQTLVAFAASLAAPSERGRIVGLVTSGIVIGILLARTIAGTLNDWIGWRSVYLFSASLTLLGIIALFLVLPKHEPKREKLTYTQLIVSVLQLYRELPILRTRGVLATLIFTAFSILWTSMVLPLSAPPLSLSHTAIGAFGLAGAAGALAAARAGRLADRGLGQKTTGVALVILLLSWLPIGYVHHSVWLFVAGVIMLDLAVQAVHVTNQSLIYEVRPEAQSRLTGAYMIFYSIGSATGSIASTQVYAWAGWTGVCWLGAGVSAAALLFWTIDRYIHRNSDQ from the coding sequence ATGCAAAATGCATCTCATCAAGCACATCCCTTCAGCGAAGGACGAACGAGTATGTCCCGCCTTGTGGCGCTGTTATTTGCCCTGTGCAGCGGACTGGCGGTAGCCAACATTTATTATGCCCAGCCTTTGCTCGACTCCATTGCGGACGAGTTCAATATCGCGCATTCATCCATTGGCATCGTTATTACCGTAACGCAGATTTGTTACGCCCTCGGATTGTTATTACTCGTCCCTCTTGGTGATCTATTGAATCGGCGCAAGCTGATCATGATCCAGATGCTTTTATCGGTAATCGCCCTGATTGCTGTCGGTACCTCATCATCCAGCCAGGTTCTATTTATTGGAATGGCTGCGATCGGGTTGCTTGCCGTGATTACACAAACACTCGTTGCCTTTGCCGCCTCCCTGGCTGCACCATCTGAACGAGGGCGTATCGTCGGTCTGGTCACAAGCGGAATCGTCATCGGTATATTACTGGCGCGAACCATAGCAGGCACCTTAAACGATTGGATTGGCTGGAGATCGGTCTATCTCTTCTCTGCCAGTCTGACATTACTGGGGATTATCGCCCTGTTTCTTGTACTGCCCAAACACGAACCCAAGCGAGAGAAACTCACCTATACCCAATTAATCGTTTCTGTCCTGCAACTATACCGGGAGCTGCCTATTCTGCGAACACGCGGCGTTCTCGCCACGTTGATCTTCACAGCCTTCAGCATCCTATGGACTTCCATGGTGCTGCCGCTTAGCGCTCCCCCCCTTTCCCTGTCACATACTGCTATCGGAGCCTTTGGTCTTGCGGGAGCTGCTGGTGCGCTGGCTGCTGCACGTGCTGGAAGACTGGCTGATCGGGGATTGGGACAAAAGACGACGGGTGTTGCTCTTGTCATATTGCTTCTATCCTGGCTGCCCATAGGCTATGTTCACCACTCTGTATGGCTGTTTGTAGCTGGGGTAATTATGCTGGACCTTGCCGTACAGGCCGTACATGTCACCAACCAGAGTCTGATCTATGAAGTCCGTCCTGAGGCGCAGAGCCGTTTGACAGGCGCTTACATGATCTTTTATTCGATTGGAAGTGCTACCGGCTCCATTGCTTCTACTCAAGTGTACGCATGGGCAGGTTGGACTGGCGTTTGCTGGCTGGGTGCAGGCGTGAGTGCCGCTGCGCTTCTGTTCTGGACCATTGACCGGTATATTCATCGGAATTCGGATCAATAA
- a CDS encoding ABC transporter ATP-binding protein/permease, which produces MTILEVKHVKKSYTLYGKEKVPVLHDVNLSFETGEFVSILGESGCGKSTLMNIIGGMDSDFEGEILVRGKNLSTMTEKEMDDYRKNNIGFVFQNFNLIPHLSVLENVTIAMQMTDTSEKERNKRAIDILTEVGLKDHLNKRPNQLSGGQKQRVSIARALSNNPDIILADEPTGALDKENGDQILALLDSIAQKGMLVIAVTHSQKVADSGTRIVKVEEGRIKDDIHLKDRSLTTYEGSRGASRNLGLLASFQMALKNMKLNGKRNILVALGGSIGILSVLLMLSLGNGITTYMNDEINSSMDPLLVDITKPSADAKDMQGPEALMATGEPFTAADIETIRKFPNVDHVATITTITGKSTMVHAKQSVALTQLTTLTDAFDPAMITKGTLPVENEMLLPLDTANKLSGNDQAESMIGKSVFLYINEMDGNNKPVTLEKEITISGIYQASDQRSPMQQSPGYISSQTLEQMYTDNGITIGPIQVNAYATDMKYVNDINAAAVDAGFSGSQTAKIMENITTYVNMATIVLSGIAGISLIVSGIMILVVLYISVVERTKEIGILRAIGARKKDIKRIFFSESALLGVFSGIIAVVFAIIISYVLNILLDNAFGAKLIHLSGYYILFGIVVSTVISIIAGLMPSSKAAKLDPMESLRYE; this is translated from the coding sequence ATGACTATATTAGAAGTTAAACATGTGAAGAAATCATACACGCTGTATGGTAAGGAAAAGGTACCCGTGCTCCACGATGTGAATTTGAGCTTTGAGACAGGAGAGTTCGTCTCGATCCTTGGTGAATCGGGTTGCGGAAAGTCAACCCTTATGAATATTATTGGTGGAATGGACTCCGATTTTGAAGGGGAGATCCTTGTTCGTGGTAAGAACTTAAGTACCATGACGGAAAAGGAAATGGATGATTATCGCAAGAATAATATCGGCTTTGTGTTTCAAAATTTCAATCTGATCCCACATCTGTCTGTACTGGAAAATGTTACGATTGCTATGCAAATGACGGATACTAGTGAAAAGGAACGCAACAAGCGTGCTATAGATATTTTGACCGAGGTCGGACTGAAGGATCATCTGAATAAACGGCCCAACCAGCTGTCGGGTGGACAGAAGCAACGGGTTTCCATTGCTCGTGCATTATCGAACAATCCAGACATTATTTTGGCGGATGAACCAACGGGTGCTCTGGATAAGGAAAACGGGGATCAAATTCTGGCTTTGCTGGACAGTATTGCGCAAAAAGGGATGCTGGTCATTGCGGTAACTCACTCGCAGAAAGTGGCCGATTCCGGTACACGTATAGTCAAGGTTGAGGAGGGGCGGATTAAGGATGATATCCATTTAAAAGATCGTTCCTTGACTACCTATGAGGGTAGTCGTGGTGCTTCGAGAAACCTGGGCTTACTGGCTTCTTTCCAAATGGCTCTCAAAAACATGAAACTCAACGGCAAGCGAAATATACTGGTAGCATTAGGTGGGTCGATAGGAATTTTAAGCGTACTCCTGATGCTCTCCTTGGGTAATGGAATAACGACATATATGAACGACGAAATCAATTCAAGCATGGACCCGTTACTCGTGGATATAACGAAGCCCAGTGCAGATGCCAAAGATATGCAAGGCCCGGAAGCCTTGATGGCAACAGGTGAACCGTTCACAGCAGCTGATATTGAGACCATTCGCAAATTCCCTAATGTGGATCATGTAGCGACGATCACTACCATTACAGGCAAATCGACTATGGTTCATGCAAAGCAAAGTGTGGCACTCACGCAGTTAACGACGTTAACGGATGCTTTTGATCCAGCAATGATAACAAAGGGTACGCTTCCGGTAGAAAATGAGATGTTGTTACCCCTCGATACGGCGAATAAATTAAGCGGAAATGACCAAGCTGAATCGATGATCGGCAAGTCTGTGTTTCTATATATCAATGAGATGGATGGCAATAATAAACCGGTAACTTTGGAGAAAGAAATAACCATATCAGGTATATATCAAGCGTCAGATCAAAGATCACCCATGCAGCAATCACCGGGTTACATTTCATCACAGACGTTGGAGCAAATGTATACGGACAATGGAATAACGATTGGGCCAATTCAGGTTAATGCATATGCAACCGATATGAAATATGTCAATGATATTAATGCTGCTGCTGTAGATGCGGGCTTCTCAGGCTCCCAGACGGCAAAAATCATGGAAAATATCACGACATATGTGAACATGGCCACGATCGTTCTGTCTGGTATTGCAGGCATTTCGTTGATTGTATCCGGTATTATGATATTGGTTGTGCTTTATATTAGTGTCGTGGAACGAACAAAGGAAATCGGAATCCTTCGTGCGATTGGAGCAAGAAAGAAGGATATCAAGCGAATTTTCTTTTCTGAATCTGCTCTATTGGGGGTATTCAGTGGTATCATTGCGGTAGTATTTGCGATAATTATTAGTTATGTATTAAATATTCTTTTGGACAATGCGTTTGGAGCAAAACTGATTCATCTCTCGGGATATTATATCTTGTTCGGAATCGTTGTAAGTACAGTGATTAGTATCATCGCTGGTTTGATGCCTTCATCCAAAGCAGCCAAGCTCGACCCGATGGAATCCTTACGATATGAATAA
- a CDS encoding HAMP domain-containing sensor histidine kinase, with protein MKIVRKSLRLRIVVTFFGIVIVSLILSFILNMRSQENTPNHSMITIAEDIATIINLIDDPEKVKTSLDIFARYGLDINSVNEQSEVLASLPDDKVHELFDESSTKAFMMSKKDETAIVGVPRMNEEKDALLIKINFSSIFHNVKRTLFISLLTVLVIGSLLIMFMSGYIVKPIKKLTAAAKKMASGDLSVRLKHNNPDEFGELMESFNHMARELQKIDSVRDDFVSNVSHEMQSPLTSIRGFTRALQDGVIPLEEQKEHLDIIYEETLRLSRLSDNLLRLASLDSEHHPFNLTTFQLDEQLRRAIVLAEPQWAHKNIRIELDLLPCEITVDKDLFEQVWQNLINNAIKYTGSDGVIHIAIEMSTSSVKVSIRDSGQGIPEEDLPYIFDRFYMVDKARSSALRGNGLGLSIVIKILKIHECAINVESRVGEGTQFTVTIPRPSATS; from the coding sequence ATGAAAATCGTGAGGAAAAGCCTGCGTTTACGAATCGTAGTTACCTTTTTTGGCATTGTGATCGTCAGTTTAATTCTCTCCTTTATCTTAAATATGCGGTCTCAGGAAAACACACCAAATCATTCCATGATTACGATTGCCGAGGATATCGCTACGATAATAAACCTGATTGATGATCCGGAAAAAGTGAAAACAAGCTTGGATATCTTTGCACGATACGGCTTGGACATCAACTCCGTGAACGAACAAAGTGAAGTACTTGCTTCCTTACCGGATGATAAGGTTCATGAATTATTCGATGAAAGTTCGACGAAAGCGTTTATGATGTCCAAAAAAGATGAAACGGCCATCGTCGGTGTTCCCAGGATGAATGAAGAGAAAGATGCGCTCCTGATCAAAATTAATTTTTCATCGATTTTTCATAATGTGAAACGTACATTATTTATATCGCTACTCACTGTCTTAGTCATAGGAAGCTTATTAATCATGTTCATGTCTGGGTACATTGTGAAACCGATCAAAAAGTTAACTGCTGCAGCTAAGAAAATGGCATCAGGCGATCTATCCGTCCGGTTGAAGCATAACAATCCAGATGAGTTTGGTGAGCTGATGGAGAGCTTTAATCATATGGCCCGTGAGCTGCAAAAAATAGACTCGGTGCGTGACGATTTTGTCAGCAATGTCTCTCATGAAATGCAGTCTCCACTAACATCAATCAGGGGATTCACACGAGCGCTGCAAGATGGTGTTATCCCATTGGAAGAGCAGAAAGAGCATCTGGATATCATATATGAGGAAACATTACGCCTGTCCAGGCTGAGCGATAATTTACTTCGGTTAGCCTCACTGGATTCCGAGCACCATCCGTTTAATCTCACGACCTTCCAATTAGATGAACAGTTAAGAAGAGCGATCGTATTAGCTGAACCCCAGTGGGCGCACAAAAATATCAGGATTGAATTGGATTTATTGCCTTGCGAAATTACCGTTGATAAAGATCTGTTTGAGCAGGTCTGGCAGAATTTAATCAACAATGCGATAAAATATACAGGTTCCGATGGGGTCATTCACATCGCAATCGAGATGTCCACGTCATCTGTGAAGGTATCCATTAGAGATTCAGGACAAGGAATACCCGAGGAAGACCTTCCGTATATTTTCGATCGATTTTATATGGTAGACAAAGCGCGGAGCAGTGCTCTTAGAGGCAATGGACTAGGGCTTTCCATCGTGATTAAAATTTTGAAAATACATGAGTGTGCAATTAATGTGGAGAGCAGGGTTGGAGAAGGAACGCAGTTTACAGTTACGATCCCCAGACCTTCGGCTACGTCTTAA
- a CDS encoding SRPBCC family protein: MVTEITIHAPIERCFDYARDIDIHTRTVWKHTREQAVAGVTTGRIGEGDTVTFEASHFGIRQKLTSRIAEYNRPYLFVDQMEKGAFKSMRHEHSFSKLGEQTTCMRDTLRFEAPLGVLGWVAERIVLKRYMLAFLESRNLKLKTLLENR; encoded by the coding sequence GTGGTAACCGAGATTACAATTCATGCCCCGATTGAGCGGTGTTTTGACTATGCGCGGGATATTGATATTCATACCCGGACGGTCTGGAAACATACCCGTGAGCAGGCTGTAGCGGGTGTTACAACGGGCAGAATTGGTGAAGGCGATACGGTAACTTTTGAAGCAAGCCATTTCGGGATAAGGCAGAAGCTGACTTCCCGGATCGCCGAGTACAATCGGCCATATCTTTTTGTGGATCAGATGGAGAAAGGTGCTTTCAAGAGCATGAGACATGAACACAGCTTCAGCAAGCTTGGCGAGCAGACCACTTGTATGAGAGACACACTGAGATTTGAAGCTCCCCTTGGTGTTCTGGGTTGGGTTGCAGAGCGAATTGTACTCAAGAGGTATATGCTGGCTTTCCTGGAGAGCCGTAACTTGAAGCTAAAGACGTTACTAGAGAATAGATAG